Part of the Virgibacillus necropolis genome, CTGTATCATTCGTTTATATTTTTCAACTTGCTCAAAGTGAGTAGAAAATTGATCCCGGTTAATCAAAAGCTGTTGACCATCATGAATTGTGCGTATTCGTTTTTGTTGGATGAGTGCTTTTAATTGAGATTCAGGAATGGATAAATGCTCAGCCGTTTCTTTTATCGTTAAATACATGCGACAGTTCCTTTCTTACACGTGAAGACTTCTACCATTATAACA contains:
- a CDS encoding excisionase family DNA-binding protein, with protein sequence MYLTIKETAEHLSIPESQLKALIQQKRIRTIHDGQQLLINRDQFSTHFEQVEKYKRMIQDYLDEPIPEDLDVKDED